In a genomic window of Colius striatus isolate bColStr4 chromosome 2, bColStr4.1.hap1, whole genome shotgun sequence:
- the SENP6 gene encoding sentrin-specific protease 6 isoform X3, which produces MENTEESESESESEIKRKVQQKRHCNSYQSDLTLSSATKKCLTQLKLLEQIDYSTDCPNCGRANENQTKCRHCESASLKDLQRVSRQTVTLNESVGPLSRSSIHQNSTGQKSSGIGFNTKKFYSSAAGKGPTDILLSNEVVGHSMLRQNGKVGLLSGTKTPKITGSLRQRSTRPSELNDPIVLSSDDDEEDSGSTRRMESISPRPADSARSSPAPSTGKVEAALKENSCGIEQRIGSITTDTEIAVTLPRKARMKDQFGNIVSNTPIKRRKVISQEILTETVPLNYQNSCESVILNCRSIRIGTLRRMVVEPVIFCLDYIKIRLESQEESESDIREINLKTSELTKCEWCSVRKLPVVFLQTVPSTCSSLRDQLKMSKDNVWYECKGDSQEEQYIILIFETGLDPHANSIFEKIITDIGIRNNISDFFVKISFEEANGRLVAFTKCLEDSSKGSPSHRENKIKNVASESKMQQRNKQLPYFDDDEEIGEPHTVFIGPIEKLIVYPPPPAKGGISVTNEDLHCLNEGEFLNDVIIDFYLKYLVLEKLKKEDADRIHVFSSFFYKRLNQRERRNIHETSNLSIQQRRHGRVKTWTRHVDIFEKDFIFVPLNEAAHWFLAVICFPGLEKPKYEPNPQYHENAATQIKSSSSDGESNTPSPLPNELDAQNSPSKSTAKKTLTKKYNTALIDPNTEMEDTEASCCRRSPCRGKSTFKKLNQIDNDVEEPNTVESACHKLDHRTPAENGIQGEFTTASQSMDGLHKIRLNYSEDSADGSKLNEDELIDFSEDQDNQEDSSDDGGLVDDNYNSEMGQWHLKPTICKQPCILLMDSLRGPSRSNVVKTLREYLEVEWEVRKGNKRSFSKDVMKGSNPKVPQQNNYSDCGVYILQYVESFFENPILSFELPMNLTDWFPRPRMKTKREEIRKIILKLQEQQTKEKKGQKDPNSMERSLQEKTEQLIKSSSD; this is translated from the exons AtggaaaacacagaagagtCAGAATCAGAATCGGAATCTGAAATTAAGAGAAAGGTGCAACAGAAACGTCATTGCAATTCATATCAATCTGACTTGACTCTCTCTTCTGCtacaaaaaaatgtttaactCAGTTAAAG CTTTTGGAGCAAATTGATTATTCTACTGATTGCCCAAATTGTGGGCGAGCAAATGAAAATCAGACCAAATGTCGACATTGTGAAAGTGCTTCTCTGAAGGATTTGCAAAGAGTCTCCAGACAAACTGTGACATTAAATGAATCTGTGGGACCTTTATCACGTTCTTCAATTCATCAGAATTCAACAGGGCAAAAATCTTCAGGTATAGGGTTCAACACAAAGAAGTTTTATAGttctgctgctgggaaaggtCCAACAGATATCCTACTGAGTAATGAAGTTGTAGGACATTCTATGTTAAGACAGAATGGGAAAGTTGGTCTTCTGAGCGGGACAAAAACTCCTAAAATTACAGGAAGCTTAAGACAGAGGAGTACAAGACCATCTGAACTAAATGATCCAA TTGTTTTGTCTAGTGATGATGATGAGGAGGAtagtggcagcactaggagaATGGAAAGCATTTCACCTCGTCCTGCAGATTCAGCCcgctcctccccagctccttctACAGGAAAGGTGGAAGCAGcattaaaggaaaacagttgtGGAATAGAACAGAGAATAGGTAGTATAACAACAGATACAGAAATTGCAGTCACACTACCGAGAAAAGCAAGAATGAAAGATCAG tttgggAACATTGTGTCTAACACTCCAATAAAGCGTCGGAAAGTTATTTCTCAAGAGATTTTAACTGAGACTGTACCTCTAAATTATCAAAATTCCTGTGAAAGTGTCATTCTGAACTGTCGAAGTATACGAATAGGAACACTACGAAGAATGGTAGTGGAACCTGTCATT TTTTGCCTGGATTATATCAAAATACGCCTAGAAAGTCAAGAAG AATCAGAAAGTGATATCAGAGAGATTAACCTGAAAACTTCAGAGCTTACCAAATGTGAATGGTGTAGTGTCCGAAAATTACCAGTAGTTTTCCTACAAACGGTACCATCAACCTGTAGTAGCCTGCGAGAccaactgaaaatgagcaaagatAATGTCTGGTACGAATGTAAAGGAGACA GTCAAGAAGAACAGtacattattttgatttttgaaaCTGGTCTTGATCCTCATGCAAACtcaatatttgaaaaaataattactgaCATTGGTATTAGAAAtaatatttctgatttctttgtgaaaattTCCTTTGAAGAAGCTAATGGCCGGCTTGTTGCATTTACAAAGTGCTTGGAAGACAGTTCCAAAGGAAGTCCAtctcacagagaaaacaaaataaaaaat GTTGCTTCTGAGTCCAAAATGCAGCAGCGAAATAAACAATTACCGTATTTTGATGATGATGAAGAAATTGGAGAACCACATACAGTGTTTATTGGTCCTATAGAAAA gttgATAGTTTATCCACCTCCTCCAGCTAAAGGTGGTATTTCTGTGACCAATGAAGACCTCCATTGTCTAAATGAAGGAGAATTTTTAAACGATGTTataattgatttttatttaaa GTATTTGGTacttgaaaaactgaaaaaggaagATGCTGATAGAATACATGTTTTCAGCTCGTTCTTCTATAAACGCCTTAatcaaagagaaagaagaaatattcaTGAAACTTCAAACCTTTC AATACAACAAAGACGACATGGACGAGTAAAAACATGGACACGGCATGTTGACATTTTTgagaaagatttcatttttgttcCCCTTAACGAAGC tgccCACTGGTTTTTGGCAGTCATCTGTTTTCCTGGTTtagaaaaaccaaaatatgAACCAAATCCCCAGTATCATGAAAATGCTGCAACACAGATAAAATCTTCCTCTTCAGATGGAGAGAGCAACACACCATCTCCTTTGCCAAATGAGTTGGATGCACAAAACTCACCTTCCAAGTCCACAGCAAAGAAGACATTGACCAAAAAGTACAATACAGCTTTAATTGACCCAAACACTGAAATGGAGGACACTGAGGCTTCATGTTGTAGAAGAAGTCCTTGTAGAGGAAAAAGTACTTTCAAAAAACTAAATCAAATAGACAATGATGTGGAAGAACCTAACACTGTGGAATCAGCATGCCATAAACTAGACCATAGGACTCCGGCCGAAAATGGTATACAGGGTGAATTCACTACTGCTAGCCAATCTATGG ATGGATTGCACAAAATCAGGCTAAACTATAGTGAAGACTCAGCTGATGGCAGTAAACTAAATGAAGATGAGCTTATAGATTTTTCTGAAGACCAAGATAACCAG GAAGACAGTAGTGATGATGGTGGCCTTGTGGATGATAACTATAATTCAGAAATGGGACAATGGCACCTGAAGCCTACTATCTGCAAACA GCCCTGCATTTTGCTTATGGACTCACTGAGAGGCCCTTCCCGGTCAAATGTTGTGAAAACACTAAGGGA ATATTTAGAGGTGGAATGGGAAGTCAGGAAAGGCAACAAAAGAAGCTTTTCCAAAGACGTCATGAAAGGTTCCAATCCAAAAGTGCCGCAACAGAACAACTACAGTGATTGTGGAGTGTACATACTGCAGTATGTGGAGAGCTTTTTTGAG AACCCCATTCTGAGTTTTGAGCTACCAATGAACTTAACAGACTGGTTTCCACGCCCAAGAATGAAaaccaaaagagaagaaatacgAAAAATAATCCtgaagctgcaggagcagcagaccaaggaaaagaaaggacaaaaggaCCCAAATTCAATGGAAAGATCtttgcaggaaaaaacagaacaacTTATCAAAAGCAGCTCAGACTGA